The Gemmatimonadota bacterium genome contains a region encoding:
- a CDS encoding FHA domain-containing protein, with protein MRTPGPDGQSITFGRNEGAPYRHVQLEEHTVSRLHAKMSLEGKTWTLTNLSKTNPAVVNGLPLGEETPAVVLRDGDRIEMGEVVFRFRSR; from the coding sequence GTGCGCACCCCGGGCCCTGATGGCCAGTCGATCACCTTCGGCCGGAACGAGGGGGCCCCCTATCGCCACGTCCAGCTCGAGGAGCATACCGTCTCGCGATTGCACGCGAAGATGTCGCTCGAGGGAAAGACTTGGACCCTCACAAACCTGTCCAAGACGAATCCAGCGGTCGTCAACGGCCTGCCGCTCGGCGAAGAGACTCCGGCCGTTGTGCTCCGCGACGGGGATCGGATCGAGATGGGGGAAGTCGTCTTCCGCTTCCGCTCGCGCTAA